In Arachis stenosperma cultivar V10309 chromosome 1, arast.V10309.gnm1.PFL2, whole genome shotgun sequence, one DNA window encodes the following:
- the LOC130939331 gene encoding nuclear intron maturase 1, mitochondrial, which translates to MSMRKFIKHLRSCHQSLPNTHSFSTLSTQTPKSHHHRVEDPHSLLKEDPIEICTSLWVKSFSSPNHYTFSNLTGFLSKFDLWVLAYQRSCAHSTGTFPPRNAIHSHHLQNLLSLRNAVVCGRFRWNDKAHQLLLAPNSLKPLSKRKLEKFMNSSEPCFQDRVVQEVLLMILEPVFESRFSQKSHAFRPGRSAHTVIRTIRSNFAGYLWFLKGDLSEILDTVDQNVVMVCLEKGTKDRKILGLIKSALKEHPLKCVSKNDAEKEELRKVKKRRATKKRILNENEPKPDPYWLRTFFGFAPEEAAKVPDYGYCGILSPLIANVCLNELDHMMEGMIVEFFRPCKFDSIWRYSIDDGCHNPAWPEFVPASGKEKTRKMDYIRYGGHFLIGIRGPREDAVEVRKKIIEFCESTFGLRLDNSKLEIEHISRGIQFLDHIICRRVIYPTLRYTGSGGNIVSEKGVGTLLSVTASLPQCIRQFRHLELVKGDKDPKPLPCTPMLYSGQAHTNSQMNKFLETMADWYRYADNRKKVVGFCAYVVRSSLAKLYAARYRLKSRAKVYGIASRNLSRPLRESTNNSAPEYSDLLRMGLVDVIEGVQFSHMSLIPSCDYTPFPRNWIPGHERVLHEYIKLENPKFFCELLRTVKQKGLILPQEEISQMVWDYKTLGVRYFHSNQDQEIKTDPKKITE; encoded by the coding sequence ATGTCAATGCGGAAATTCATCAAACACCTTCGGTCATGCCACCAATCCCTGCCCAACACACACTCCTTCTCCACTCTTTCCACCCAAACTCCAAAAAGCCACCACCACCGTGTCGAAGACCCTCACTCTTTGTTGAAAGAGGACCCAATCGAAATATGCACATCTTTGTGGGTCAAATCCTTCTCCTCCCCAAACCACTACACCTTCTCCAACCTCACCggttttctctccaaatttgaTCTTTGGGTCCTTGCCTACCAGCGCTCTTGCGCCCACTCCACCGGCACCTTCCCTCCCCGCAACGCCATCCACTCCCACCACCTCCAAAACCTTCTCTCTCTCCGAAATGCTGTTGTTTGTGGTCGTTTTAGATGGAATGACAAGGCCCACCAGCTCCTCCTCGCTCCCAACTCCTTAAAACCCCTCTCAAAACGCAAGCTTGAAAAGTTTATGAACTCATCTGAGCCCTGTTTCCAGGACCGGGTGGTTCAGGAGGTTCTCTTGATGATCCTTGAGCCTGTTTTCGAGTCTAGGTTTTCACAGAAATCACATGCCTTTCGACCGGGAAGAAGCGCGCACACCGTGATTCGAACAATTAGGAGTAATTTTGCTGGATACTTGTGGTTTTTGAAGGGCGATTTGAGTGAGATTCTTGATACTGTGGATCAGAATGTGGTCATGGTGTGTCTTGAAAAAGGTACAAAGGATAGGAAAATCTTGGGTTTGATAAAATCTGCACTTAAAGAGCATCCTTTGAAGTGTGTGTCCAAGAATGATGCGGAGAAGGAAGAGTTAAGGAAGGTTAAGAAGAGGAGGGCTACtaagaagaggattctcaatgAGAATGAGCCGAAGCCGGACCCATATTGGTTGAGGACTTTCTTCGGTTTCGCGCCAGAGGAGGCTGCTAAGGTACCTGATTATGGTTATTGTGGGATTTTAAGTCCATTGATTGCTAATGTCTGCCTTAATGAATTAGATCACATGATGGAAGGGATGATTGTTGAGTTTTTTAGGCCTTGTAAGTTTGATTCAATATGGCGGTATTCAATTGATGATGGTTGTCATAACCCTGCATGGCCGGAGTTTGTTCCAGCCAGTGGAAAGGAGAAGACCAGGAAGATGGATTACATAAGATATGGGGGTCATTTCTTAATTGGAATCAGAGGGCCTAGGGAGGATGCAGTGGAAGTTAGGAAGAAAATTATTGAGTTTTGTGAGAGTACTTTCGGATTAAGGTTGGATAATTCGAAGCTAGAGATTGAGCATATTTCAAGGGGGATCCAGTTCTTGGATCATATAATATGCCGGAGGGTGATATACCCGACATTGCGTTACACTGGTTCTGGAGGTAACATTGTGAGTGAAAAGGGTGTTGGAACCTTGCTTTCGGTTACTGCTAGCTTGCCACAATGCATTCGTCAATTTAGGCATCTAGAACTGGTGAAGGGTGACAAGGACCCGAAGCCACTTCCTTGTACTCCTATGTTGTATTCGGGTCAAGCTCATACGAACTCCCAAATGAATAAATTTCTCGAGACCATGGCTGATTGGTATAGGTATGCTGACAATCGCAAAAAAGTTGTTGGCTTTTGCGCTTATGTAGTTCGTAGTTCTTTGGCCAAATTGTATGCTGCTAGGTACAGGCTGAAGTCACGTGCCAAAGTGTATGGTATAGCATCGCGAAATCTTAGCCGTCCGCTGAGGGAGAGCACAAACAATTCTGCGCCTGAATATTCAGATCTTTTGAGGATGGGGCTGGTTGATGTAATTGAGGGTGTTCAGTTTTCACACATGTCGTTAATTCCATCCTGTGATTACACTCCATTCCCAAGGAACTGGATCCCAGGTCATGAGCGGGTGTTGCATGAGTACATAAAACTTGAAAATCCCAAGTTTTTCTGTGAATTGCTCAGAACTGTCAAGCAAAAAGGTTTAATTCTTCCTCAAGAAGAAATATCTCAAATGGTATGGGACTACAAAACTCTTGGGGTTCGTTATTTCCATTCCAATCAAGATCAAGAAATCAAAACTGATCCAAAGAAGATAACTGAGTAA